ATATCATAAGGAGTTCTTGGCAAATGAGATGACCAGAAATTACCCCACTCCATGTTTACAACCTAAATAAATGAGAGAATGGAAGATGATGAGTACACAAATATATCAGTCGCTTTACAGAAGAAAAATTGGAGAACATAACAAAAGAAAGGATACCATGCCTCCAGAAGTTGTAAGAAGGCCTTGACACTTTATAATAGCATCTGCCCGCTCCAGATAGGAAGCATTGGTACCTGTTCCAATTATTACTGCAGCAACAGTGTCAGCATCATGATAATGTCCAAGAGCTAGCGTTCCCACAGTATCATTTACCTGCttaaaaacaaaatagaaaattacaAATCCCCCCAATTTCCTTTTTTACCAAAGAAACTTCAGTTTAACGTGCAAGACATCAAAGAAAACTTTACTGACTAATAATGACCTAATCATCTTTTGTTATAAGAGAGATTTACCATTTAGTCCCTgtatattaccattattaacaagtcagctCTTGCATTttaagaaatctattaaaacgtccttatttttTCTCTCCATCAATCAAAAAATTCTTCCGTCCAATTCCATCTATTtctgccattaaaaatataCCAAAAGAACAAATAtatcaaaagaagaagaagaagaatggggTAATTTCGTCTTCTGGtatatttttaatggcagaAATAGATGGAATTGGACGAAATGACTACTTTgttgacagaaagaaaagataataacgttttaataagtttctgaaaatgcagggactaacttgttaataatagtaatagccagaaactaaatagtaaattttcctTGTTATAACTACTGTCCAAATTCGTCTATTGATACACCAAATACCACAGATGATATTTATTATTACAAGCCAGTTCACATTTGAAGAAAATAAGGCGAATTTGTTACTAAGAATATGAATGCTAACTTAAAATTTttcccagcagacagaaaaAAGCAACAGCTACatgattgaattaaaatttagcCCATGACAATAAAATAACAAATGGCAATAGTGCTAGGAAAAGGCAAAGTACTTACCAATACTGCAACTTGCATGTCTAAACCATTCCTGGTCAGTCCTGCTCGTAAACATTCGACAACCTCTTTTCCAACCTATAAAAATTTGCACAATACACTAGTAAAAAATCTGCATTTTCACTTATGAAAAGAGAACAGAAGGGagaagcaaaaaaaaaatgccAAAATACAGTCCAAAGCTTACAATTGGCTTATTGTTCATTAAGATTGGCATAGTGCAAATATTAGGAGATGTATATATTAACGAAAAGGAATCGAGGCACGTGTATTTCTCTTTTTAGTTAATAATCAGAACTGTTACTCGAAAAAATTGCAGTTTTAAGCAGTAATATAGCTGGTTTTCACAGTTTCCTAATGTAAAGCACCTGCGTATATATTTATCAGATATCAACCAACTAACCATGTCTTCAATAGCAAACCCTTTTGTCCATTTCAGAAGGATTCCTGAACAAAGAGACATTTGTTTCACTGGAAAAGAGAATGTAAACCCGAGTTCTCTTGTTCTAAGTGAAGAGAACTTAGaaccattttcttctttttcaatgaactGCTTTAATGTTGAAGCAATAAAGTCAAATAGATCCTGCAGGgaaaaatacatattaaattCCATCACTATCAGtagacaataattttttttccccaAGTAAGAGCATGTCCAAGAAAGTAAAGTTTAGGCAGTACAAACTCAGTTACCTCACTAGTGCTTCTCATCAAGTGCTGGGGTATAGGTTGTAGTTCCACATCTTTTGATAAGATTGAGGACAGTCTACCACCTAGCTGAACCCGTAAGACCCTAAAATTAGTTCCCCCAAGGTCTAGAGCATAATAAGTTCCCACCTCGCTCCTGGCAACATGATGAAAATATTACTTTACCAATACCACCTAAGTAAAcattacaataaataaataaataagagtgcAACTTGAGCATGAAgtcaaaaattaaactaaagatGAAAACTGAAATATGAGAATGGGATCATTTTTgtcccctttttttttaaaaggcaCCTCCACCAATCAACATGCAATAAACTATACAACTTAAACATTTTCACTTATTTCTTCACTCTTTAACTATCCCTTAGAATGGATATTACCATAATGCTTAACTATAAATAGAAGAAGGATCTATTTGAAGACACCTCACAGAAATTCATAATTCACTATAAAGGACAAATTTTCCAGAGGAAATAACAGATCAAATATTTTTCCACAGAAATCAGGCATATCAATTTCAAATAGTGGCCTTTCATATATATTTCATTAAGCCATCAGCATCATATTCAACATGCATAATGAGCATCCACAAAGTATTTTGCAATCAGTAAGAATACATATATATGCAATGGAACACCCAAAACCCTCAAAAACTGTGTGAATTTGAACTTACCACTTACATATATGATTAGCCAGCTCATACTCCAATCAAGCTAAAAACATTCAATGACATCAAACAATCTAATTTTCAAACAGTCAGAGCCTCAGAGGCCATCCTAACAAGGACAGCCACTTGGCAACAAGGAGTTTGCTCACATGAATAACTTACAAATTGAATCAATAATTACTACAAGGATGATAAGACAGTCCTTAAAGCTATATAAACACACTAGTAAAAACAATTGACGATCAATGgttgaaagaaaaaagataTATGAATGTTAAACTAAGAGAATATGATGCCGATTCTGTTCATTGATTCTTTTGCATAAGCAAAACCACTCACGTGAAGAAGAGGAACATTTTGAGAACCAACAGATTCCACTGCAGGATCCGAAACAGGTATTATCCCTCAAACAGTTCTAACACACTTAAATGGGAATAGAAGCGAATAGAACCTAACTTTTAAGATTCTATAAACCTTGTGTATAAAGTTTTGAAgcaaaatctcaaagtagtGGAAGCTTGTTTTATCAAAATGATGAATGAAAAAGTAACAGATGACATGATATATGCATATACAATTATGATTACAAAGTAAATAGCTTCAAAATTACCATGATACAAAAAACACTGCATCAGTGTCATACcgggaaaaaaaaattcaacataAAAGAGAATACATAATAGTGCAACATCAATAGAGCTTAAAATTGGATGGAAGTGTATGATaaaaaaatgggaaaaaaaagATACAGAAACAATCCACAGAAAGATTGACAAAATTGCTACGACAATGAAGAACGTTCAAAATACAAACCCAAAAATAACAACGGAAAAACAACGTAGATAATATCAATTTCAGTTAAAAATGTAAAAAGAGACGACGGATAACATATGTAACAAAACACTGAATAATTAACCAGCATGATAACTACGCAGAAATGAAATTGATATACATATAGGAGGGCGTATAATAAAAGGAAACAATCCAACCACCCTAACTAAAATAGCaaacaatgaaaaaaaaattttgaaacaccTTACAGTCAAAAGCATCGATTTAAACCCCCTGTACCCCcgaaaaaagatttttttttttttttttaaaaaaaaagagagagaaaatagtATGCCTGAATATCAACCAGAAAGTTAGAGAGAAAAACAATTCAATCTTTCCCCTTTATTCCAACGCCAACACACAATCAATCAAGAACCCATAAACAACTCCCTGCCAagggaaaagagagagaaagaaagaaagagacaaCGATGTTATTTCTTATCAATAATCAAAACAACGAACAGCCATTAACCCAAAACAATCCAGAAAAGTAACATCATTCATCCGGAGAAACATCGATAGATTACCCTGTAGGTAAATGGTCAACAAAAGTGAGCAACATTTTGAGCTTAGAGCCTCCTTCAGAAGCCAAACCAGCATGCATCTCCACAGCCATAGCATCTACCACCTGCCTCAGCCTTCCCACTGTGGTCTCACACGACTCTTCCAACTCCCTCAACACTCCAACCACTCTCCCCCACTTCCTCCTGCTTCTTACCCTCCTGCCCACCACCACCCCCGCCACCGCACATGCCACCACCGCTACACCCACCGCCAACCCCAGCGTCACCCTTCCCATCAGCACCACCCACTATGCCTACCTATATAAAAGCAACAATCGATAAATATAACCTCAACCATAACGTCGCCGTTTCATCGTGA
This Manihot esculenta cultivar AM560-2 chromosome 6, M.esculenta_v8, whole genome shotgun sequence DNA region includes the following protein-coding sequences:
- the LOC110618243 gene encoding hexokinase-3, with product MGRVTLGLAVGVAVVACAVAGVVVGRRVRSRRKWGRVVGVLRELEESCETTVGRLRQVVDAMAVEMHAGLASEGGSKLKMLLTFVDHLPTGSEVGTYYALDLGGTNFRVLRVQLGGRLSSILSKDVELQPIPQHLMRSTSEDLFDFIASTLKQFIEKEENGSKFSSLRTRELGFTFSFPVKQMSLCSGILLKWTKGFAIEDMVGKEVVECLRAGLTRNGLDMQVAVLVNDTVGTLALGHYHDADTVAAVIIGTGTNASYLERADAIIKCQGLLTTSGGMVVNMEWGNFWSSHLPRTPYDIDLDAESPNPNDQGFEKMISGMYLGDIVRRVILRMSQESDIFGPVSSSLLEPFILHTPFVAKMHEDDSSDLQEVARILKEKLEISEVPLKVRKLVVRICDVVTRRAARLAAAGIVGILKKIGRDGTGGISSVRGRSDIKMRRTVVAIEGALYTGYTMFREYLHEALNDILGEEIAQHVILRATEDGSGIGAALLAASHSSYSVDSVQLI